The genomic segment ACATCAGCGCgtgtcctccttctcctccagcAGCCGCGCTCTCCCCCGACGCCACCGTGCTGAGCAAGTACAGAGCCGGATTCAACGAGTGCATGAACGAGGTCACGCGCTTTTTGTCCGCCTCGGAGGGGGTGAACGTGGAGGTGAGGTCGAGGCTGCTCACTCACCTGTCCGGCTGCATGAGTCAGATGATGGCCATCAACTGCCCGCAGCAGGCCCTGTCCCAGCAAGCTCACGTCGGCCAGCCGCTGCACATCCAGCTGCCCTCCACCCTGCCCGTCACCCCCGGCGCCGGCGCCGGCGCGGCCTGCAAACTCAGCCCGGCCGAGGCCGCTTCCCCCAAGGTGTTCGGCGGCTTCCAGCTCGTGCCCGCATCCGACGGACAGTTCGCTTTCTTGATCCCCAACCCGGCCTTTGCGGCGGCCGCGGCCCCGGTCGTCCCGCTGTACGCAAACGCGGGGCTGCCCGTGGCTGTCAACAGGCCCTCGGCACCCACCGCGGCGTCCCCGGTCCACGGCATGACCTCCTTCTCCGCGGGGTCGCAGGCGGTCAGCCCGGTGGGAGTGAGCCCCGGTCCGGACGGCGGCGAGGCAGTGTGGCGGCCATGGTAGCGCCTCACTCGCCACCGAAAGCCAGTGTGGGAACGCAAACACGGAAATGCGGGACTGCCGCTGTTAAACGTTTGACCTCCGGCTGTTACGAGGATCTAACCTGTGAATTTTCTGTTACGCCACCCTCCAAAAGTTCACGTGGCTGTtctttttgtttcgttttatgGAACAGAAGCCTTAGATAGGACATTATGATTTATGACCCGTTCCAACAATTGGATTTTGGTGATAAATAACTTGTACATGCAGATGTGTTGATATATAGAATTTTTGCTATGAAGTACTTTTTATAAAAAGGTTTAGTTTTGTACAGTTCTTATTGATTGCTACACCAAAGCTGTTTtttatattgattttgtttggtttgtttgtttactaaagacaaaaaaactggTGTTCTCCCAGTGTTTGAATAAATAATATTGCAGTATCAGTCTAAAGTCTATTTTTATGCCACTGTCCGTCTTCCACATCCGTATGCATAaatgcttacacacacacacacacacacacacacattaacttgttcaaaagtcaaaattCCAACATCAATATTTCCAGTGGGGATTTTGACTTTTGCAATTGGAACTGGCAACTTTTCAGTCAAGTTTGGCGGGATTTCTTAACATCTGGCTGTGTACGTGGGACAAAAGGGaagatttgtgtttatttttttcctctctctctctcctgctcGAGGTAATTAAAAGTTCTAAAGGGAATCTCATCTAAAATGCGGCGGGAGCTCCCAGAAGTCTCAAAGTCTATTCATGAGCCTGGGAAATGTGCTCAGGGGTTAATGTCACTAACAGATTGGCCGAGTGAAAGGAGAATATGGAAGGATCCTCGCTTCCTTTTGTCTGCCAATTGTTCAATTGCTCTCCCCCCACCAGTGGGCCTGCGACGCAACTCCAATGGGGGAAAACGAGCTAATTTGGTTAAAGCAGTAGCATAAAATAGTTAATCTAATCAaaatcatactgtatgtgtacatgGCGCGCTGTGTTGGGGAGTTACGTGTAACAAGAatgtgtcatccatccatccgtggTCAACACCGCTtctcctggttagggtcacgggggcgctggaacctatcccagctgacatcccaaaaacatgcgtggtaggttgattgaagtctctaaattgcccgtaggtgtgaatgtgagtgcgaatggttgtttgtttatatgcgccctgcgattggctggcgaccggttcggggtgtaccccacctcctgcccaaagatagctgggataggctccagcactcccgcgacccttgtgaggataagcggctcagaaaatggatggatggattaataaaattgtacttatatttgaaaaatagtcacaaaagatcagattattatttttttttttcatatgatgGCCTCCCTCTAAAGCAGACTCttatgattggctctctctgagCATATGCCATTATGCTGTCCGcccaaatgtcacatttttctAAAAATGACCTCAAcacgccaccttgtggtgcaatctattattTGTCAGaggttttgaaaatgttaagagttacacttttaaaaatccatccatccatccattttctgagccgcagaattctcctcactagggtcacgggcgtgctggagcctatcccagctaccatcgggcaggaggcggggtacgccctcaactggttgccagccaatcgcggggcacatacaaacaaacaacattcgcactcacattcacacctacgggcaatttagagtctccaattaatgcatgtttttgggatgtgggaggaaaccggagtgcccggagaaaagccacgcaggcacggggagaacatgcaaactccacacaggcggggccggggattgaaccccgctcctcagaactgtgaggctgacgctctaaccaggcggccaccgtgccgcccacttttaaacacatatttaaaaaaaacattgacttttcgacaatttcatctttataattttggattTATTATGGAACATTCAATTATCAGGGTTGTCATAAGAAGCAATGTGATGTCAAtcttgcacatttgtcattaggtcaacatggtattatgtttcacacaaacacatgcgcgcgcacacaggcacacacatgtacacgaTATGTctgtatatgtataattttttattatgtagttacatttcatcatgttttgtcatCAGTGTATAAAAccaatatgtggttaattccaaaacagttttaatccacttttttggAGGATCCTGTTGatacattcatttcaaattaAGCAATCAAATGTGATGAGTTGTATTACTTTTGACAAAGTATTTGAGATAGTAGAATACTGTGGTACTATTTCATTTACAACAGGGTTACTTGTAATTGTCACCAACGACATTTCCACAGTCATTTCCCCGATCCTAATACTGACTGCCCACCGGTTGCCTGCGTGTGCGCTTTTACGCGCGACTCTCCTTTGCGTTCCATTAAAGTCTACTGTCTTCCTTGTGTGTATAAACGTCAACCCCTCCCTGCAGTAAAATTAGCTCCAAATCCGGAGGATGTATTTCTGCGTGCGGCGGCGTGGTGCTGGCCGTGTGTCAGCCACCAGCGACATGCAGCCGCATGCCCCTCCTCACTTGGGATTAAGTTACAGCATCTCGGTTTTATGGCCGTGCGCGTGCCTGGTGCAGAGAAATTCAATTTTACGCAAGCACTAGTGTTGAGCGTGAAATGATTTGAGCGAGTGAGGTATTAGTTTTTGCTCACGTTGAGTTTCTGCATATCTGTATGTGAGTTAttagtttgttttgttgaatttAAGCGGTCGGGTCGTGTTTGTCATTTGCGTGTGATTCTTATTTTCCTCATCCGGTGCAATGCCCTGCAGATGACACCGTGTCTAAACGACA from the Phycodurus eques isolate BA_2022a chromosome 1, UOR_Pequ_1.1, whole genome shotgun sequence genome contains:
- the her9 gene encoding hairy-related 9, whose amino-acid sequence is MPADNMEKQTGSPMAGAPANGSHTPDKPKNASEHRKSSKPIMEKRRRARINESLGQLKTLILDALKKDSSRHSKLEKADILEMTVKHLRNLQRVQMSAAALSPDATVLSKYRAGFNECMNEVTRFLSASEGVNVEVRSRLLTHLSGCMSQMMAINCPQQALSQQAHVGQPLHIQLPSTLPVTPGAGAGAACKLSPAEAASPKVFGGFQLVPASDGQFAFLIPNPAFAAAAAPVVPLYANAGLPVAVNRPSAPTAASPVHGMTSFSAGSQAVSPVGVSPGPDGGEAVWRPW